In Methylobacterium aquaticum, the following are encoded in one genomic region:
- a CDS encoding LysR family transcriptional regulator produces MDRYQAMATFVRVVESGSFSGAARLLNVGQPAVSKTVAQLENRLQVSLLVRSTHGLSPTEAGLRFYERARAAIAEADEAELAARGAGAGLSGRLRVSAATTFARLHVVPLLPRFLAEHPDLDIEIVLDDRVIDLVGEGIDLSLRMGTLPDSAAVARKLATGARSVLATPGYLARAGEPRSPADLAGHEAVVYSRQADAWSFTRDGAEVSVAVHGRVRVSAAEGLRAAVLADIGLTIASDWMFAPELASGAVQRLLEPWALPNIDLWAVFPTGRMASAKARLFAGFVQAALVGAGEPHSAAA; encoded by the coding sequence GTGGACCGGTATCAGGCGATGGCGACCTTCGTGAGGGTCGTGGAATCGGGCTCCTTCTCGGGGGCCGCCCGGCTCCTGAACGTGGGCCAGCCCGCCGTCTCCAAGACGGTCGCACAGTTGGAGAACCGGCTGCAGGTCAGCCTGCTCGTCCGCTCGACGCACGGCCTCAGTCCCACGGAGGCGGGCCTTCGCTTCTACGAGCGGGCGCGGGCGGCCATCGCCGAGGCCGACGAGGCCGAACTCGCCGCCCGCGGCGCGGGCGCAGGGCTATCAGGCCGGTTGCGCGTCTCGGCGGCGACCACCTTCGCGCGGCTGCACGTCGTGCCGCTGCTGCCGCGTTTCCTCGCCGAGCACCCGGACCTCGACATCGAGATCGTCCTCGACGACCGGGTGATCGACCTCGTCGGCGAGGGCATCGACCTGTCTCTGCGAATGGGGACTTTGCCGGACTCGGCCGCGGTCGCGCGCAAGCTTGCCACCGGGGCCCGTTCGGTGCTGGCCACGCCCGGCTATCTCGCCCGCGCGGGCGAGCCGCGCAGTCCCGCGGACCTCGCCGGGCACGAGGCGGTGGTCTACAGCCGGCAGGCCGATGCCTGGTCCTTCACCCGGGACGGCGCCGAGGTCTCGGTCGCGGTCCACGGCCGCGTGCGGGTCAGCGCGGCCGAGGGCCTAAGGGCGGCCGTGCTGGCCGACATCGGGCTTACCATCGCGTCGGACTGGATGTTCGCCCCGGAACTGGCGAGCGGCGCGGTGCAGCGGCTGCTGGAGCCCTGGGCGCTGCCCAATATCGACCTTTGGGCGGTCTTCCCCACCGGCCGCATGGCCAGCGCCAAGGCACGGCTCTTCGCCGGCTTCGTCCAGGCCGCCCTGGTCGGGGCCGGCGAACCCCATTCCGCCGCGGCATAA
- a CDS encoding enoyl-CoA hydratase/isomerase family protein, protein MLGNILDIEVPMITALNGPVLLHSEYALLTDVVLATPETVFQDKPHFEFGIVPGDGMHILWPEVIGSIRGRYFLLTRQVLDAQTAKDWGVVNEIVPQDRLLARAHEIADGIAALPPLTGRYTRIALTQRLRRLVEEGAGYGLALEGISAADVARSIAAQA, encoded by the coding sequence GTGCTCGGCAACATCCTCGACATCGAGGTGCCGATGATCACCGCACTGAACGGCCCGGTCCTGCTGCACAGCGAGTACGCGCTCCTCACCGACGTCGTGCTGGCGACGCCCGAGACCGTGTTTCAGGACAAGCCGCACTTTGAATTCGGCATCGTGCCGGGCGACGGTATGCACATCCTGTGGCCGGAGGTGATCGGCTCGATCCGCGGGAGGTACTTCCTGCTGACGCGGCAGGTGCTGGATGCCCAGACGGCCAAGGATTGGGGCGTGGTCAACGAGATCGTGCCGCAGGACCGGCTGCTGGCCAGGGCGCATGAGATCGCGGACGGCATCGCCGCCCTGCCGCCGCTCACCGGCCGCTACACCCGCATAGCGCTCACGCAGCGCCTGCGCCGGCTCGTCGAGGAGGGCGCCGGCTACGGCCTCGCCCTGGAGGGCATCAGCGCCGCCGACGTCGCCCGGAGCATAGCCGCCCAGGCCTGA
- a CDS encoding glycosyltransferase 87 family protein — MASPRTSLALLGAALTALTLGALTLHVPGADTVGSPLRANLFVGVLAVSVGVYLLAVRVALRHDLPASATRLVLALAVLLRLALLLQPPFLSSDIYRYVWDGQVQAAGINPYLYVPADPALAPLRDPDVFPLINRADYARTIYPPAAQAFFAIVGRISAGVTGMKAAMLLCEGVAVLCLLALLARAGQPRVRILIYAWNPLVLWSFALDGHVDALAVGLLALALLARARHRDGLAGAILAGAVLVKFLPVVVAPAFIRGGRLWRPALAGLTVIVALYAPYLSAGAGVLGFLPAYGAEEGFDTGQGFWLLAGLSHLVTLPAAAARIYALAVAAGFAALSLWVATRKASKDEPGEVVLCRDAGLLAALATAAANPHYAWYYAWLALPACVAPNPAVIWLSAAPVLFYVDPFNERFVWPGLVFGPALILALRALLRRRRAL; from the coding sequence TTGGCCTCTCCGCGAACCAGCCTCGCTCTCCTCGGGGCCGCCCTCACGGCGCTGACACTCGGCGCCCTCACGCTGCACGTGCCAGGCGCCGACACGGTGGGATCGCCGCTGCGGGCCAACCTCTTCGTCGGCGTGCTGGCGGTCTCGGTCGGTGTCTACCTGCTCGCCGTCCGTGTCGCGCTGCGGCACGACCTGCCTGCCTCGGCGACAAGGCTCGTCCTCGCACTGGCGGTGCTCCTGCGCCTCGCGCTCCTGCTCCAGCCGCCGTTCCTGTCGAGCGACATCTACCGCTACGTCTGGGACGGGCAGGTGCAGGCGGCGGGCATCAACCCCTACCTCTATGTCCCGGCCGATCCGGCGCTGGCTCCCTTGCGCGACCCGGACGTCTTTCCGCTCATCAACCGGGCCGACTACGCCCGCACGATCTATCCGCCGGCGGCGCAGGCCTTCTTCGCGATCGTCGGCCGCATAAGCGCGGGCGTGACCGGGATGAAGGCCGCGATGCTCCTGTGCGAGGGCGTCGCGGTGCTCTGCCTGCTCGCGCTCCTTGCGCGCGCCGGGCAGCCGCGGGTGCGGATCCTGATCTACGCCTGGAACCCTCTTGTGCTGTGGTCCTTCGCCCTCGACGGCCACGTCGACGCGCTCGCGGTCGGGCTGCTCGCGCTGGCCCTCCTCGCCCGTGCGCGCCACCGCGACGGGTTGGCTGGCGCGATCCTTGCCGGGGCGGTGCTGGTGAAGTTCCTGCCGGTCGTGGTGGCGCCGGCCTTCATACGGGGCGGGCGGCTGTGGCGCCCGGCGCTCGCGGGCCTTACGGTCATCGTCGCGCTCTACGCGCCCTACCTCTCGGCCGGCGCGGGCGTACTCGGCTTCCTGCCGGCCTACGGGGCGGAAGAAGGGTTCGACACCGGCCAGGGCTTCTGGCTGCTCGCCGGCCTCTCCCACCTCGTGACGCTTCCCGCGGCGGCGGCCCGGATCTACGCGCTCGCCGTCGCCGCAGGGTTCGCGGCCCTGTCCCTGTGGGTCGCGACCCGGAAGGCGTCGAAGGACGAGCCAGGGGAGGTCGTGCTGTGCCGCGACGCGGGGCTGCTGGCGGCGCTCGCCACGGCGGCCGCCAACCCGCACTATGCGTGGTACTATGCGTGGCTGGCGCTGCCCGCCTGCGTCGCCCCGAACCCGGCCGTGATCTGGCTGTCGGCCGCCCCGGTGCTGTTCTACGTCGATCCGTTCAACGAGCGCTTCGTCTGGCCGGGCCTCGTGTTCGGGCCGGCCCTGATCCTGGCGCTGCGCGCCCTCTTGCGACGGAGACGAGCCCTGTGA